In Allomuricauda ruestringensis DSM 13258, the following proteins share a genomic window:
- a CDS encoding SDR family NAD(P)-dependent oxidoreductase: MIKFSLEGKHAIITGGGSGIGKAISTTFAKQGATVHILELSTENADVTVAAIKENGGTAFAYQCNVVDQAQVIEVIDRITAKNKISILINNAGIAHIGNIENTSTEDLDKIYNVNVKGPYNCMHALIPKIKDKGGVIINMASIASTVGIQDRFAYSMSKGAILTMTYSVAKDYIGQGIRCNSISPARIHTPFVDGFIQKNYPGKEKEMFDKLSKTQPIGRMGKPEEVADLALYLCSDEASFITGTDFPIDGGFIKLNG; this comes from the coding sequence GTGATAAAATTCAGTTTAGAAGGAAAGCATGCGATTATAACGGGAGGCGGCAGTGGAATTGGGAAAGCTATTTCCACCACTTTCGCAAAGCAGGGAGCAACGGTTCACATTCTGGAACTCAGCACCGAGAATGCCGATGTTACCGTGGCCGCGATCAAAGAGAACGGGGGCACCGCATTTGCCTACCAGTGCAATGTGGTAGATCAGGCCCAGGTCATCGAGGTTATTGATCGGATTACTGCAAAAAATAAAATTTCCATACTTATAAACAATGCGGGCATCGCCCACATAGGAAATATTGAAAACACTTCCACGGAAGATCTGGACAAAATCTATAACGTAAATGTAAAAGGCCCATATAATTGTATGCACGCCCTTATTCCAAAAATCAAGGACAAAGGAGGGGTCATCATCAATATGGCCTCTATCGCTTCGACCGTAGGCATCCAGGATAGGTTTGCCTATTCCATGAGCAAGGGTGCGATATTGACCATGACCTATTCTGTGGCCAAGGATTATATCGGACAAGGAATTCGATGCAACAGCATTTCGCCCGCAAGGATACATACTCCCTTTGTTGATGGGTTTATCCAAAAAAACTATCCGGGAAAGGAGAAGGAAATGTTCGATAAGTTGTCCAAAACGCAGCCTATCGGCCGAATGGGAAAACCCGAAGAGGTCGCGGACCTTGCACTTTACCTGTGTTCGGATGAGGCCTCTTTCATTACGGGGACCGATTTTCCAATCGATGGCGGATTTATAAAATTGAACGGTTGA
- a CDS encoding fumarylacetoacetate hydrolase family protein, whose protein sequence is MKLIRFGKEGKEKPGVQLEDGTRIDITAFGEDYDEHFFGTGGIRRLEHWLDRNRDESPIISQSERLGAPLVRPSKIVCVGLNYAKHASESGMEVPKEPVLFFKATSAIVGPNDDLIIPKGSEKTDWEVELGVVIGKKASYVEEADAMDHVAGYVLHNDYSERAFQIEKQGQWCKGKGCDTFAPIGPFIATADEVKDPNNLDLWLKLNGETLQNSNTSDFIFNVQEVVRYISQYMTLLPGDIISTGTPAGVGLGFNPPRYLKPGDVVELGIEGLGTSKQLAKKYH, encoded by the coding sequence ATGAAATTAATACGATTTGGAAAAGAAGGGAAAGAGAAACCCGGAGTCCAATTAGAAGATGGTACTAGGATCGACATTACAGCATTTGGTGAAGACTATGACGAGCATTTCTTTGGAACGGGAGGGATAAGACGGTTGGAACACTGGTTGGATAGAAATCGTGACGAAAGCCCTATCATTTCACAAAGTGAACGCCTTGGCGCACCTCTGGTGCGGCCGTCCAAAATTGTTTGTGTTGGACTTAACTATGCCAAACACGCTTCTGAAAGTGGAATGGAAGTGCCTAAGGAGCCCGTTTTGTTCTTTAAGGCAACTTCTGCCATAGTAGGCCCCAATGATGACCTAATAATACCCAAAGGGAGCGAAAAAACCGATTGGGAAGTAGAGCTGGGCGTTGTCATAGGTAAGAAAGCAAGTTATGTGGAAGAAGCCGATGCCATGGATCACGTGGCCGGGTATGTGTTGCACAACGACTATAGCGAGCGGGCTTTCCAAATAGAAAAGCAAGGACAATGGTGCAAGGGAAAAGGCTGTGATACGTTTGCACCCATTGGGCCTTTTATCGCTACTGCCGATGAAGTAAAAGACCCCAATAATCTAGACCTATGGCTAAAACTTAACGGTGAGACCCTTCAGAACAGCAATACATCGGATTTTATATTCAATGTACAAGAGGTAGTGAGATATATCAGTCAATACATGACACTATTGCCCGGTGATATTATTTCAACCGGAACCCCGGCCGGAGTTGGACTGGGCTTTAACCCACCACGATATCTGAAGCCCGGTGACGTCGTGGAATTGGGAATCGAAGGTTTGGGAACTTCAAAACAGCTTGCCAAAAAGTATCACTAA
- a CDS encoding alpha-hydroxy acid oxidase: protein MDLSINKKYPSVYDLRERAKKKIPNFAFEYLDGGCNEDVNLHKNTSDIREVELLPYYLSKHTRSDMKTELFGHVYDAPFGIAPVGLQGLMWPNAPEILAKAAFEHNIPFILSTVTTSSIERIGELTEGRAWFQLYHPTEDNLRDDIINRAAAADCPVLVILCDVPTFGFRPRDIRNGLAMPPKMSVKNILQILGRPEWALKTLVHGQPNFETLKPYMPKGLDLKQLGKFMDQTFSGRLNEEKIKPIRDMWKGKLVLKGVSNEADAEKAIRLGLDGIIVSNHGGRQLDAGESTIRPLVRIAKEYGNQIKVMMDSGIRSGPDIARTMASGAEFTFLGRSFMYGVAALGAKGGDHTISLLKMELQQVMEQICCENIGDFPNHLIK from the coding sequence GTGGATTTAAGTATAAATAAAAAGTACCCTTCGGTTTACGACCTAAGGGAAAGAGCAAAGAAAAAAATTCCAAATTTCGCCTTTGAATACCTGGATGGTGGATGTAATGAAGATGTGAACCTGCACAAGAATACCTCCGATATCAGGGAAGTGGAACTTTTGCCCTACTATTTGAGCAAGCATACCAGGTCGGATATGAAGACCGAATTGTTTGGTCATGTTTATGATGCTCCTTTTGGTATCGCCCCCGTTGGATTACAAGGACTCATGTGGCCCAATGCCCCGGAAATTTTGGCCAAGGCCGCCTTCGAGCACAACATTCCTTTTATACTTAGTACCGTGACCACGAGCAGTATTGAACGTATAGGTGAACTGACCGAGGGCAGGGCCTGGTTCCAGCTGTACCACCCCACAGAAGACAACTTGAGGGATGACATTATCAATAGGGCAGCGGCTGCAGACTGTCCTGTGTTGGTCATTCTATGCGACGTGCCAACATTCGGGTTTCGACCAAGGGATATTCGTAATGGTTTAGCCATGCCTCCCAAAATGTCGGTAAAGAACATCTTGCAGATATTGGGTAGGCCGGAATGGGCCCTAAAGACGTTGGTACATGGACAACCAAATTTTGAGACCCTAAAGCCTTATATGCCAAAAGGGCTTGACCTCAAACAATTGGGGAAATTTATGGACCAAACTTTTTCCGGTAGGTTAAACGAGGAAAAAATAAAGCCTATCCGAGATATGTGGAAGGGAAAATTGGTACTTAAGGGCGTGTCCAATGAAGCGGATGCGGAGAAAGCTATTCGATTGGGACTAGATGGGATTATAGTGTCCAATCATGGAGGGAGACAATTGGATGCAGGAGAATCGACCATAAGACCATTGGTTCGGATAGCCAAGGAATATGGTAATCAAATAAAGGTGATGATGGACAGTGGTATACGGTCAGGTCCGGATATAGCCAGGACAATGGCGTCAGGAGCCGAGTTTACTTTTTTGGGCAGATCTTTTATGTATGGTGTGGCGGCGCTTGGAGCCAAAGGGGGCGACCACACCATTTCACTGTTGAAAATGGAGCTGCAACAAGTAATGGAACAGATCTGCTGCGAAAACATAGGGGATTTTCCCAACCATTTGATAAAATAA
- the ppsA gene encoding phosphoenolpyruvate synthase yields MKNNKKYIQRLSEIGMDDLPRVGGKNASLGEMIQKLTAQNIRVPDGFAVTVDAYDAFIAENNLKEKINNALEGLDTSDIIQLRKAGSNIRKLISNGKFPVSVEKSILESYYVLSADYDQEATDIAVRSSATAEDLPDASFAGQQSTYLNIRGGEMLLTAIRSCFASLYTDRAISYRSSRGFDHFVIKLSVCVQKMVRSDLGASGVAFSLDTESGFKDVILINGAYGLGELVVGGEISPDEFIVFKPTMKKGFNAIIDKKLGRKTHKMIYGNKPFETVRQVPVEQSIQDTFCLKDAQIMQLAQWVQKIEEHYSSRRGSWCPMDIEWAVDGLTNELFIVQARPETIHSQEQSDSIKEYEIEEEDQLKDKLILEGVAVGDKIGTGKVHRIFTLDGRDGSSDETDFKEGNVLVTEMTDPDWEPLMKKASAIITEKGGRTCHAAIVAREIGVPAIVGASNATSLLKNGQNITVSCAEGNVGKVYKGKINYKLHETAYSEFPKTKTPVLMNIGSPELAFQYRKIPNGGVGLAREEFIINNYIKVHPLALLKHKGLNDPSLSASIEELMKGYESEEAFFINKLAQGIAKIGAAFYPNRVITRLSDFKTNEYFNLLGGNYFEPKEENPMIGWRGASRYYSETFKEAFVLECKALKMVRDDFGLENITVMIPFCRTPQELIKVLEIMEENGLKRGERGLEIYLMAELPSNVILANQFAPMIDGFSIGSNDLTQLVLGLDRDSSLVAHLYDERNPAVKDMIKLLIAAAKKHKTKVGICGQGPSDFPDFSKFLIEEGIDTISVTPDSMLKTLKVVKEIENKLR; encoded by the coding sequence ATGAAAAACAATAAAAAGTATATCCAAAGATTGAGTGAGATTGGGATGGATGATCTACCACGAGTTGGGGGGAAGAACGCCTCCCTTGGTGAAATGATCCAGAAGCTAACGGCCCAAAATATTAGGGTTCCCGATGGTTTCGCGGTAACAGTGGATGCCTATGATGCTTTTATTGCAGAAAACAATTTAAAGGAAAAAATAAATAACGCTTTGGAAGGGCTGGACACCTCTGATATCATCCAGCTCAGGAAAGCGGGGTCCAATATCCGGAAATTGATTTCCAATGGTAAATTCCCGGTTTCCGTTGAAAAATCGATTTTGGAGTCTTATTACGTTTTATCCGCAGATTATGATCAAGAAGCCACGGATATTGCTGTACGTTCCTCCGCAACCGCTGAAGATTTACCGGATGCTTCTTTTGCAGGACAACAATCCACTTACTTGAATATCCGTGGAGGGGAAATGCTGCTGACGGCAATAAGAAGTTGTTTTGCGTCACTGTATACGGACCGGGCCATTTCCTATAGGTCGTCCCGGGGCTTTGATCACTTTGTGATCAAATTGTCGGTCTGCGTCCAAAAAATGGTACGTTCTGATCTGGGGGCTTCGGGCGTTGCTTTTTCATTGGACACGGAGAGCGGTTTTAAAGATGTGATCCTGATCAATGGGGCCTATGGATTGGGTGAACTTGTGGTAGGGGGCGAAATATCCCCGGATGAATTCATTGTGTTCAAGCCAACCATGAAAAAAGGCTTTAATGCCATTATTGACAAAAAGCTCGGCAGGAAGACACATAAAATGATCTATGGAAACAAACCATTTGAAACGGTTCGGCAGGTCCCCGTGGAACAAAGTATCCAAGACACCTTTTGTTTAAAGGATGCCCAGATCATGCAACTGGCGCAATGGGTCCAAAAAATTGAAGAACACTATAGTTCACGCAGGGGTTCATGGTGTCCTATGGACATCGAATGGGCCGTGGACGGTCTCACCAACGAACTTTTTATAGTACAGGCAAGGCCAGAGACCATTCATTCACAAGAACAGTCTGACAGTATAAAGGAATATGAAATTGAGGAAGAGGACCAGTTAAAGGATAAACTAATTCTAGAAGGAGTCGCTGTAGGAGATAAAATTGGAACGGGAAAGGTACATCGAATCTTTACTTTGGATGGACGGGATGGCAGTTCGGACGAAACGGATTTCAAGGAGGGCAATGTTCTGGTCACCGAAATGACAGATCCCGATTGGGAACCATTGATGAAAAAGGCCTCGGCCATAATCACGGAAAAAGGTGGAAGGACCTGCCACGCGGCAATTGTGGCGCGTGAAATTGGTGTCCCCGCCATTGTGGGCGCTTCGAATGCAACAAGCTTGCTGAAGAACGGACAGAACATTACAGTATCGTGTGCGGAAGGCAATGTTGGAAAAGTGTACAAAGGAAAGATAAACTATAAACTCCACGAAACCGCGTATTCCGAATTTCCCAAGACCAAAACCCCTGTCCTGATGAACATCGGGTCACCAGAGTTGGCCTTCCAATACAGGAAAATACCCAATGGGGGCGTAGGTCTGGCCAGGGAGGAATTTATCATCAACAACTATATAAAAGTCCACCCTTTGGCACTGTTAAAGCACAAAGGGCTCAACGACCCTTCACTTTCCGCATCGATAGAAGAACTAATGAAGGGTTACGAATCGGAGGAAGCCTTTTTTATAAACAAATTGGCGCAGGGAATAGCAAAAATAGGCGCAGCGTTTTATCCAAATCGGGTAATTACAAGATTATCCGATTTTAAGACCAATGAGTATTTCAACCTGTTGGGAGGAAATTATTTTGAGCCCAAGGAAGAAAACCCGATGATCGGGTGGCGTGGGGCCTCAAGATATTATTCCGAAACCTTTAAAGAGGCCTTTGTACTGGAATGCAAGGCCCTCAAAATGGTAAGGGATGATTTTGGATTGGAAAATATTACCGTTATGATCCCCTTTTGCAGGACTCCCCAGGAATTGATCAAGGTGTTGGAGATCATGGAAGAAAATGGTCTCAAACGAGGAGAAAGAGGTCTGGAAATTTATTTAATGGCAGAATTGCCGTCCAACGTGATATTGGCAAATCAATTTGCTCCGATGATCGATGGGTTTTCCATTGGTTCCAATGATCTTACCCAATTGGTTTTGGGCCTTGACCGTGACTCCAGTTTGGTAGCGCATTTGTACGATGAACGCAACCCTGCGGTAAAGGATATGATAAAGTTATTGATAGCTGCTGCCAAGAAGCACAAGACCAAAGTGGGTATATGTGGCCAAGGACCTTCGGACTTTCCAGATTTCTCAAAGTTCCTTATTGAGGAAGGGATAGATACCATTTCAGTTACCCCGGATTCTATGTTAAAAACTTTGAAAGTGGTAAAGGAAATAGAAAATAAACTGAGATAG
- a CDS encoding MFS transporter: protein MGAPNIESKNTRLILFYASCFAVITNAFSFSIRAGILPQLGEELNLSGEELGYINSMWFLGFPISMIIGGLVYNKIGGKLIMQFAFFAHTIGIIMTIYSGSYAGLLISTLLIGFGNGCTEAACNPMIADSYKGNTIIKMMNRFHMWFPGGIVIGALISKFMTDGGFGWQSQIWILLVPTLIYAYLFYGKPWPEAKTKEEASLSYNFKAMGTPLFIFMLICMSLTAASEFGPQQWVGLILARSGAEPMLILALVTGLMAVVRYFGGAVVKKLDQTGVFLAASILTLLGIFLFSTQTGGMAYVAAIIYAFGIAYFWPNMLGFVAEKIPKSGAIGLSVIGSVGMVAGSFFQPIIGAWIDSNRSIAKAKGITGDELELVAGQATMQNMTIFPAILIVLFIILFIWVKKIKQSQ from the coding sequence ATGGGAGCACCAAATATTGAATCAAAAAATACAAGACTTATATTATTTTACGCAAGTTGTTTTGCAGTAATAACCAATGCTTTTTCCTTTAGTATAAGAGCGGGTATTCTGCCTCAATTGGGTGAGGAGTTGAACCTTTCTGGTGAGGAATTGGGGTATATCAATTCCATGTGGTTCTTAGGTTTTCCCATTTCCATGATAATTGGTGGGCTGGTGTACAATAAAATTGGTGGTAAATTGATTATGCAATTTGCCTTTTTTGCGCATACCATTGGAATTATTATGACAATTTATTCTGGAAGTTATGCCGGATTACTGATTTCTACCTTATTGATCGGCTTCGGAAATGGATGTACAGAAGCAGCTTGTAACCCTATGATTGCGGATTCATATAAAGGAAATACGATAATTAAAATGATGAATCGTTTTCATATGTGGTTCCCGGGTGGTATTGTGATTGGAGCATTGATTTCGAAATTTATGACCGACGGCGGGTTCGGATGGCAATCTCAAATATGGATATTGTTGGTTCCTACCCTTATCTATGCTTATTTATTTTATGGAAAACCTTGGCCAGAGGCAAAGACAAAAGAAGAGGCTTCATTGTCATATAATTTTAAAGCAATGGGAACCCCATTGTTCATTTTTATGTTGATATGTATGTCTCTAACCGCGGCTTCAGAATTTGGACCTCAACAATGGGTCGGATTGATACTTGCAAGAAGTGGCGCTGAACCTATGCTGATTTTAGCTTTGGTAACAGGACTAATGGCAGTTGTCAGGTACTTTGGAGGAGCTGTTGTTAAAAAGTTGGACCAAACCGGTGTCTTCTTGGCTGCTAGTATTTTAACGCTTCTCGGTATATTTTTATTCAGTACCCAAACAGGTGGCATGGCCTATGTAGCAGCTATCATTTACGCTTTTGGAATCGCATACTTTTGGCCTAATATGCTAGGGTTTGTGGCTGAAAAAATCCCGAAAAGTGGTGCCATAGGTTTGTCGGTTATTGGTTCGGTAGGGATGGTCGCTGGTTCATTCTTTCAGCCGATTATAGGTGCTTGGATTGATTCGAACAGGTCAATAGCAAAAGCAAAAGGAATTACTGGTGATGAACTGGAGTTGGTTGCAGGTCAGGCCACTATGCAAAATATGACCATATTCCCTGCCATTTTAATTGTATTGTTCATTATCCTTTTTATATGGGTTAAAAAAATAAAGCAAAGCCAGTAG
- a CDS encoding integrase core domain-containing protein, whose translation MPVFCKIERYRRSMKNIIKLDNYYLSGELKERLEEFVDYYNNRRYHESLDNLTPASIYYGYGKKILENRKLIKKRTMLKRRKEHQIQKLKP comes from the coding sequence ATGCCCGTTTTTTGTAAGATAGAGCGTTACCGCCGTTCGATGAAGAACATCATCAAACTGGACAACTACTATCTGTCGGGGGAACTCAAAGAAAGATTGGAGGAGTTCGTGGACTATTACAACAACAGGAGATACCACGAATCATTGGACAACCTGACGCCTGCCTCTATATATTATGGGTATGGCAAAAAGATATTGGAAAACCGTAAATTGATAAAGAAAAGAACGATGCTCAAAAGAAGGAAAGAGCACCAAATTCAAAAGTTGAAACCATGA
- a CDS encoding type II toxin-antitoxin system Y4mF family antitoxin, producing MNNFSLGSMVKDHRKKAGLTQLELANLAGVGKTTVFDIEKDKETVRWNNLLAVLEVLNIKVEFTSPLTTEQ from the coding sequence ATGAATAATTTTAGTTTAGGTTCTATGGTAAAGGACCATCGTAAGAAGGCAGGGCTTACACAGCTTGAATTGGCCAATTTGGCTGGAGTTGGGAAAACCACCGTTTTTGATATTGAAAAAGATAAAGAGACTGTTCGTTGGAACAATCTTTTAGCAGTGCTCGAGGTTTTAAATATAAAAGTGGAATTTACAAGTCCATTGACAACTGAACAATGA
- a CDS encoding HipA N-terminal domain-containing protein, producing the protein MMRKAVVYTHGKRAGVLTEVSPNEYHFDYDEDYDGDSISLTMPVSQKKYSFKSFPPFFEGLLPEGVMLQGLLRIVKIDQKDYFSQLMATGADLVGAITVKPMEDE; encoded by the coding sequence ATGATGAGAAAGGCAGTTGTATATACCCATGGCAAAAGAGCAGGAGTACTTACCGAAGTTTCTCCAAATGAATATCATTTTGATTATGATGAAGATTATGATGGAGATTCTATCTCATTGACCATGCCAGTAAGCCAGAAAAAATACAGTTTTAAATCATTCCCCCCCTTTTTTGAAGGTTTGTTGCCTGAGGGTGTAATGTTGCAGGGGCTATTGAGGATTGTAAAAATTGATCAAAAGGATTATTTCTCACAATTAATGGCGACAGGTGCTGATCTGGTTGGTGCAATAACCGTAAAACCAATGGAGGATGAATAG
- a CDS encoding HipA domain-containing protein produces the protein MIAPKLTDLKDLPYSAAELRRESANRAKKLSIQGVQPKLSATVSVVDQEFKIVDQFGTYIIKPQNDLFPQLPENEDLTMRMAKAYGLNVPFHGMVYAKDGSLSYFIKRFDRYGKGKKYAVEDFAQLTGNTRDTKYRFTMERVVPVVDEFCSFPVVEKADFFKRIIFCYVTGNEDMHLKNFSLITKNGKTTLAPAYDLLNSTISIKNPEEEIALTLKGKKSNFIASDFIGYYAKERLQLNDRIIEVILGDMYQATPKWKELIAVSFLSDEMKEKYLNLLESRLKLF, from the coding sequence ATGATTGCACCCAAATTAACCGATCTGAAGGATTTACCCTATTCAGCAGCCGAATTGAGACGGGAATCAGCAAATAGGGCCAAGAAACTATCCATCCAAGGGGTACAACCTAAATTAAGTGCAACTGTTTCCGTGGTTGACCAGGAATTTAAAATTGTAGATCAATTCGGAACCTACATCATAAAACCGCAAAATGATTTATTTCCCCAGTTGCCCGAAAATGAGGACCTGACCATGCGCATGGCTAAAGCCTATGGCTTGAATGTTCCATTTCATGGGATGGTATATGCCAAGGATGGCAGTCTCTCGTATTTTATAAAACGTTTCGATCGTTATGGCAAGGGAAAGAAATACGCTGTGGAGGATTTTGCACAATTAACGGGAAATACGAGGGATACCAAATACCGCTTTACCATGGAAAGAGTGGTTCCCGTTGTTGATGAGTTTTGTTCATTTCCCGTTGTTGAAAAGGCTGATTTTTTTAAAAGGATAATTTTCTGTTATGTAACTGGAAATGAGGATATGCATTTAAAAAACTTTTCCTTGATTACAAAAAACGGAAAAACCACCTTGGCACCAGCCTATGATCTATTGAATTCCACAATTTCCATTAAAAATCCAGAAGAAGAAATCGCATTGACCTTAAAAGGAAAAAAAAGCAATTTCATAGCATCGGATTTTATTGGTTATTATGCGAAAGAGCGATTACAATTGAATGATAGAATAATTGAAGTGATTCTTGGGGACATGTATCAGGCAACTCCAAAATGGAAGGAGTTGATAGCAGTTTCTTTTCTTTCGGATGAAATGAAAGAGAAATATCTAAATCTATTGGAGTCGAGATTGAAATTGTTTTGA